The Helianthus annuus cultivar XRQ/B chromosome 16, HanXRQr2.0-SUNRISE, whole genome shotgun sequence genome includes a window with the following:
- the LOC110917110 gene encoding defensin-like protein 19: protein MNRSVAFSALLLILFVLTISDIASVRGQRCRRVSKTWAGPCRYDGCNKQCRSWETAAGGACRTGTCLCYYNCSKAEKLAQDKLNAQNLDRDAKKAVLNVEHP from the exons ATGAACAGATCGGTTGCTTTCTCCGCGTTACTTTTGATCCTCTTTGTGCTCACCATCTCTG ATATCGCAAGTGTGAGAGGACAACGATGTAGGAGAGTTAGCAAGACATGGGCAGGCCCATGCCGTTATGACGGCTGCAACAAGCAATGTAGATCATGGGAGACTGCAGCTGGTGGAGCTTGTCGGACGGGTACGTGTCTTTGCTACTACAACTGTTCAAAGGCTGAAAAACTCGCTCAAGACAAGCTTAATGCCCAAAATCTTGATCGCGATGCCAAGAAAGCTGTTCTGAATGTTGAGCATCCATGA